The Lycium barbarum isolate Lr01 chromosome 9, ASM1917538v2, whole genome shotgun sequence genome has a segment encoding these proteins:
- the LOC132609467 gene encoding beta-ketoacyl-[acyl-carrier-protein] synthase III B, chloroplastic-like isoform X2, whose translation MLEILQVFHLDPPSIKGVTLSSWGPKEPIEGVRLVNMGCKLVGCGSAVPSLKVSNNDLAKIVDTSDEWISVRTGIRNRRVLSGKENLTDLAVEAARKALEMAEVNPKDVDLILMCSSTGDDLFGSAPLVQKALGCNSNPLAFDITAACSGFLLGLFSASCYIKAAGFKNVLVIGADAVSRFVDWTDRGSCILFGDAAGAVLVQACDIGEDGLFGFDLHSDGDGKRHLISTFKENETDHVSSKNHSVSNLPPKGSSYSCLQMNGREIFKFAVRMVPQSIEAALEKAGLSGSDFDWLLLHQANQRIIDGVATRLEVPSERVITNVANYGNTSAASIPLALDEAVRSGKVQPGHVIAAAGFGAGLTWASAIFRWG comes from the exons atgttagaaattctGCAAGTCTTTCATCTTGACCCGCCCTCTATCAAGGGCGTCACATTATCTTCTTGGGGGCCGAAGGAGCCTATAGAGGGAGTTAG ACTAGTTAACATGGGCTGCAAACTAGTAGGATGCGGCTCTGCAGTACCAAGTCTGAAAGTTTCCAATAATGATCTTGCAAAAATTGTTGATACTAGTGACGAATGGATATCCGTTCGGACAGGAATCCGTAACCGTAGAGTTCTTTCAG GAAAAGAGAATTTAACGGATTTGGCTGTAGAGGCTGCGCGGAAAGCTCTTGAGATGGCAGAGGTTAATCCTAAAGATGTTGACCTAATTTTGATGTGTTCTTCAACTGGAGATGACCTTTTTGGCAGTGCTCCGCTG GTCCAAAAAGCACTGGGCTGCAATAGCAATCCATTGGCTTTTGATATTACGGCGGCTTGTAGCGGATTCTTGTTGGGTTTGTTTTCTGCTTCTTGCTACATCAAAG CTGCTGGTTTTAAGAATGTACTTGTAATTGGGGCTGATGCTGTTTCTCGTTTCGTTGATTGGACTGATAGAGGCTCCTGTATTCTCTTTGGTGATGCTGCTGGTGCTGTACTTGTGCAG GCATGTGATATCGGAGAAGATGGTTTGTTTGGCTTCGACTTGCATAGTGACGGTGATGGTAAAAG GCACTTGATATCCACTTTCAAAGAGAATGAAACAGATCATGTATCAAGTAAAAATCATTCTGTGAGTAATCTTCCACCCAAGGGCTCGTCTTATTCGTGCCTCCAGATGAACGGCAGAGAGATTTTCAAGTTTGCTGTTCGCATGGTGCCACAATCAATCGAAGCAGCTTTAGAGAAAGCTGGTTTATCTGGCTCTGATTTCGATTGGTTGCTCCTCCATCAG GCAAACCAAAGGATTATAGATGGTGTAGCAACACGATTAGAGGTGCCATCAGAGAGGGTGATAACAAATGTGGCAAATTATGGGAATACAAGTGCTGCATCCATTCCCTTAGCATTGGATGAAGCTGTTCGGAGTGGAAAAGTGCAGCCAGGCCATGTCATTGCTGCTGCTGGATTTGGAGCTGGCCTTACATGGGCTTCTGCAATATTCAGATGGGGATGA
- the LOC132609467 gene encoding beta-ketoacyl-[acyl-carrier-protein] synthase III A, chloroplastic-like isoform X3, translated as MCSSTAKGAEEISRLVNMGCKLVGCGSAVPSLKVSNNDLAKIVDTSDEWISVRTGIRNRRVLSGKENLTDLAVEAARKALEMAEVNPKDVDLILMCSSTGDDLFGSAPLVQKALGCNSNPLAFDITAACSGFLLGLFSASCYIKAAGFKNVLVIGADAVSRFVDWTDRGSCILFGDAAGAVLVQACDIGEDGLFGFDLHSDGDGKRHLISTFKENETDHVSSKNHSVSNLPPKGSSYSCLQMNGREIFKFAVRMVPQSIEAALEKAGLSGSDFDWLLLHQANQRIIDGVATRLEVPSERVITNVANYGNTSAASIPLALDEAVRSGKVQPGHVIAAAGFGAGLTWASAIFRWG; from the exons ATGTGTTCCAGTACTGCTAAAGGTGCAGAGGAGATTTCAAG ACTAGTTAACATGGGCTGCAAACTAGTAGGATGCGGCTCTGCAGTACCAAGTCTGAAAGTTTCCAATAATGATCTTGCAAAAATTGTTGATACTAGTGACGAATGGATATCCGTTCGGACAGGAATCCGTAACCGTAGAGTTCTTTCAG GAAAAGAGAATTTAACGGATTTGGCTGTAGAGGCTGCGCGGAAAGCTCTTGAGATGGCAGAGGTTAATCCTAAAGATGTTGACCTAATTTTGATGTGTTCTTCAACTGGAGATGACCTTTTTGGCAGTGCTCCGCTG GTCCAAAAAGCACTGGGCTGCAATAGCAATCCATTGGCTTTTGATATTACGGCGGCTTGTAGCGGATTCTTGTTGGGTTTGTTTTCTGCTTCTTGCTACATCAAAG CTGCTGGTTTTAAGAATGTACTTGTAATTGGGGCTGATGCTGTTTCTCGTTTCGTTGATTGGACTGATAGAGGCTCCTGTATTCTCTTTGGTGATGCTGCTGGTGCTGTACTTGTGCAG GCATGTGATATCGGAGAAGATGGTTTGTTTGGCTTCGACTTGCATAGTGACGGTGATGGTAAAAG GCACTTGATATCCACTTTCAAAGAGAATGAAACAGATCATGTATCAAGTAAAAATCATTCTGTGAGTAATCTTCCACCCAAGGGCTCGTCTTATTCGTGCCTCCAGATGAACGGCAGAGAGATTTTCAAGTTTGCTGTTCGCATGGTGCCACAATCAATCGAAGCAGCTTTAGAGAAAGCTGGTTTATCTGGCTCTGATTTCGATTGGTTGCTCCTCCATCAG GCAAACCAAAGGATTATAGATGGTGTAGCAACACGATTAGAGGTGCCATCAGAGAGGGTGATAACAAATGTGGCAAATTATGGGAATACAAGTGCTGCATCCATTCCCTTAGCATTGGATGAAGCTGTTCGGAGTGGAAAAGTGCAGCCAGGCCATGTCATTGCTGCTGCTGGATTTGGAGCTGGCCTTACATGGGCTTCTGCAATATTCAGATGGGGATGA
- the LOC132609467 gene encoding beta-ketoacyl-[acyl-carrier-protein] synthase III A, chloroplastic-like isoform X1 codes for MAITTVAATVTSSRIFGWVGTSRTRQHQAAPTLIMCSSTAKGAEEISRLVNMGCKLVGCGSAVPSLKVSNNDLAKIVDTSDEWISVRTGIRNRRVLSGKENLTDLAVEAARKALEMAEVNPKDVDLILMCSSTGDDLFGSAPLVQKALGCNSNPLAFDITAACSGFLLGLFSASCYIKAAGFKNVLVIGADAVSRFVDWTDRGSCILFGDAAGAVLVQACDIGEDGLFGFDLHSDGDGKRHLISTFKENETDHVSSKNHSVSNLPPKGSSYSCLQMNGREIFKFAVRMVPQSIEAALEKAGLSGSDFDWLLLHQANQRIIDGVATRLEVPSERVITNVANYGNTSAASIPLALDEAVRSGKVQPGHVIAAAGFGAGLTWASAIFRWG; via the exons ATGGCAATTACAACTGTTGCTGCAACTGTTACATCTTCTCGAATATTTGGTTGGGTTGGGACCAGTAGAACGCGGCAGCATCAAGCAGCACCCACTTT GATAATGTGTTCCAGTACTGCTAAAGGTGCAGAGGAGATTTCAAG ACTAGTTAACATGGGCTGCAAACTAGTAGGATGCGGCTCTGCAGTACCAAGTCTGAAAGTTTCCAATAATGATCTTGCAAAAATTGTTGATACTAGTGACGAATGGATATCCGTTCGGACAGGAATCCGTAACCGTAGAGTTCTTTCAG GAAAAGAGAATTTAACGGATTTGGCTGTAGAGGCTGCGCGGAAAGCTCTTGAGATGGCAGAGGTTAATCCTAAAGATGTTGACCTAATTTTGATGTGTTCTTCAACTGGAGATGACCTTTTTGGCAGTGCTCCGCTG GTCCAAAAAGCACTGGGCTGCAATAGCAATCCATTGGCTTTTGATATTACGGCGGCTTGTAGCGGATTCTTGTTGGGTTTGTTTTCTGCTTCTTGCTACATCAAAG CTGCTGGTTTTAAGAATGTACTTGTAATTGGGGCTGATGCTGTTTCTCGTTTCGTTGATTGGACTGATAGAGGCTCCTGTATTCTCTTTGGTGATGCTGCTGGTGCTGTACTTGTGCAG GCATGTGATATCGGAGAAGATGGTTTGTTTGGCTTCGACTTGCATAGTGACGGTGATGGTAAAAG GCACTTGATATCCACTTTCAAAGAGAATGAAACAGATCATGTATCAAGTAAAAATCATTCTGTGAGTAATCTTCCACCCAAGGGCTCGTCTTATTCGTGCCTCCAGATGAACGGCAGAGAGATTTTCAAGTTTGCTGTTCGCATGGTGCCACAATCAATCGAAGCAGCTTTAGAGAAAGCTGGTTTATCTGGCTCTGATTTCGATTGGTTGCTCCTCCATCAG GCAAACCAAAGGATTATAGATGGTGTAGCAACACGATTAGAGGTGCCATCAGAGAGGGTGATAACAAATGTGGCAAATTATGGGAATACAAGTGCTGCATCCATTCCCTTAGCATTGGATGAAGCTGTTCGGAGTGGAAAAGTGCAGCCAGGCCATGTCATTGCTGCTGCTGGATTTGGAGCTGGCCTTACATGGGCTTCTGCAATATTCAGATGGGGATGA